One Calditrichia bacterium DNA window includes the following coding sequences:
- a CDS encoding PAS domain S-box protein, which produces MKSPTALNADLAQNRDLENTEHSRLPAEYAHLESEIRFQTLIENMPDGVMIVDVNDYIRFVNRRFCEMTGYSGEELLGKTAHKMLFSEKKQPIILDKLNMRKKGIADRYEITMRCKSGKELWVHISGSPIYNVQGEMFGSCGIVTDITMRKRAEVWLLESEKRFRLLFNSGNDAVFVFYPDENGMPGKFIEVNDIACRMLGFTREALMRLSLPQLIQQNNPDELLARIIKEKHVLFEETLIPNTGNTIPVEISAHLFKFNRRPAIMAIARDITARRRTEMQLREQAALLDKAQDAILLIDLNNYIVYWNKSAERLYGWKVEEALGNDGFAMLFKRNSPRFAEARQATLKKGEWHGEMRQMTKNQREIVVESRWTLVNNIRRSRSILIVNSDITERKQIEAQFLRAQRMESIGSLAGGIAHDLNNVLAPILTAVQILQVRLGEDERNLKILDTIEGNVKRGVDMVKQILAFARGVEGDRMPLQLTGLIEDVAKISRDTFPKSIDIQMDVEPELWNVSGDMTQLHQVLLNLCVNARDAMPDGGILSIGLDNLTIDDHFARTILEARPGRFVRISVSDTGVGISEALLNRIFEPFFTTKETGKGTGLGLSTVLAIVKSHEGFINVESEQLAGTTFEIYLPALIEEHFPKIENKPVDLPMGQGETILFIDDEPSVLEIAQMTLESHGYRVLAASDGAEALGIFARHKNEVDLVITDMMMPVMDGVATIEGLRKIKKDVPIIASSGYIEDDRANTFVQTGAVAFLQKPYTRESLLSIISDQLNAGKASNLQ; this is translated from the coding sequence ATGAAAAGCCCAACAGCCCTGAATGCTGATCTTGCACAAAACCGTGATTTGGAAAACACTGAACATTCCCGATTACCGGCTGAATACGCACACCTCGAATCTGAAATCCGCTTTCAAACATTAATCGAAAATATGCCGGATGGCGTTATGATCGTTGATGTTAACGATTATATCCGCTTTGTCAATCGCCGCTTTTGCGAAATGACCGGCTATTCCGGCGAAGAATTATTGGGTAAAACTGCTCATAAAATGTTATTCAGCGAGAAAAAACAACCCATAATTCTCGACAAGCTCAACATGCGTAAAAAGGGCATCGCCGATCGTTATGAAATCACCATGCGATGCAAATCCGGAAAAGAATTGTGGGTGCATATCAGCGGATCGCCGATTTATAACGTGCAGGGCGAGATGTTCGGATCGTGTGGCATCGTAACGGATATCACCATGCGAAAACGCGCGGAAGTGTGGCTGTTGGAGAGCGAAAAGCGGTTTCGATTGCTATTCAACAGCGGCAACGATGCTGTTTTTGTCTTTTATCCCGACGAAAACGGGATGCCCGGTAAATTTATCGAAGTGAACGATATCGCCTGCCGGATGCTCGGTTTTACCCGCGAAGCGCTGATGCGCCTCTCGCTTCCGCAACTGATTCAGCAAAACAACCCGGATGAGCTGTTGGCGCGCATCATCAAAGAAAAACACGTGCTGTTCGAAGAAACCCTGATCCCCAACACGGGGAATACAATTCCGGTCGAAATCAGCGCGCACCTGTTCAAATTTAACCGTCGTCCGGCAATAATGGCAATCGCCCGGGACATCACTGCCCGCCGCCGAACAGAAATGCAATTGCGGGAACAGGCGGCACTGCTGGACAAAGCCCAGGACGCCATTTTGCTGATCGATTTAAACAATTACATTGTTTATTGGAATAAAAGTGCAGAGCGATTATACGGCTGGAAAGTGGAAGAAGCATTGGGTAACGACGGATTTGCGATGTTGTTCAAACGCAATTCGCCGCGCTTTGCAGAAGCCCGTCAGGCCACGCTGAAAAAAGGTGAGTGGCATGGCGAAATGCGCCAGATGACCAAAAATCAGCGGGAAATTGTGGTGGAAAGCCGTTGGACGCTGGTCAACAATATCCGGCGATCGCGCTCAATTCTGATCGTAAATTCAGATATCACCGAACGAAAACAGATCGAAGCCCAATTTTTGCGGGCGCAGCGAATGGAAAGCATCGGCTCACTTGCCGGCGGTATTGCCCATGATTTGAACAATGTGCTCGCTCCGATATTAACCGCAGTTCAAATATTGCAGGTTCGGTTGGGCGAAGACGAGCGCAACCTAAAAATTCTCGATACCATCGAAGGAAATGTGAAGCGCGGTGTGGATATGGTAAAGCAAATCCTCGCTTTTGCCCGTGGTGTCGAAGGTGACCGGATGCCGCTGCAACTCACCGGATTAATCGAGGATGTTGCCAAAATTTCCCGCGATACCTTTCCAAAAAGCATCGATATTCAAATGGATGTCGAACCGGAACTGTGGAATGTCTCCGGCGATATGACCCAGTTGCATCAGGTGCTGCTGAATTTGTGTGTTAATGCCCGCGATGCCATGCCGGATGGCGGGATTTTATCTATCGGATTGGATAATTTGACGATCGATGACCATTTTGCCCGAACCATTCTTGAGGCAAGACCGGGTAGATTTGTCCGTATTTCCGTTTCGGATACCGGTGTCGGAATTTCTGAAGCGTTGCTGAACCGCATTTTCGAACCGTTTTTTACTACAAAAGAAACCGGAAAAGGCACGGGTTTGGGATTGTCCACGGTTTTGGCAATCGTAAAAAGTCACGAAGGTTTTATAAATGTGGAAAGCGAGCAGCTTGCCGGAACCACATTTGAAATATATTTGCCGGCACTGATTGAGGAGCATTTTCCCAAAATTGAAAATAAACCGGTTGACTTGCCGATGGGGCAGGGAGAAACGATTCTGTTTATTGATGATGAGCCATCCGTACTGGAAATTGCCCAAATGACGCTGGAATCGCACGGTTACCGAGTGCTGGCTGCCAGCGACGGCGCCGAAGCTTTGGGCATTTTTGCCCGCCACAAAAATGAAGTTGATCTGGTAATTACGGATATGATGATGCCGGTGATGGACGGTGTGGCAACAATCGAGGGATTACGGAAAATCAAAAAGGATGTGCCAATAATTGCATCCAGCGGATATATCGAGGACGACCGGGCAAATACGTTTGTGCAAACAGGTGCTGTCGCATTTCTGCAAAAGCCTTACACCCGGGAATCGCTGTTGTCGATTATTTCTGATCAGCTAAATGCTGGTAAAGCTAGTAATTTACAATAG
- a CDS encoding SPOR domain-containing protein codes for MLRLLIVCGLFAGSFLFAQTPNEDLKKDLKSFLENKSFPELLNEFKQETIQLTVTGRQERSIARRPYHMQDGYRCQVFAGTSLPSAEKIANQLKALNLDSVYVLQDESLFKVQVGNFQQRTDAEALLTQLQNAGYSGAWIIEGDVRVAKSEAEQQAIAEQENKLEQQFSSEQNYYYAIQVMATVDSEKAKQLSRDMELRTQQPVQAAPQGSIWKVLVGKFNSRTDAEQLLRELKKGGFNDAWVTQISSH; via the coding sequence ATGCTGAGATTATTGATTGTATGCGGACTGTTTGCCGGCAGCTTCCTGTTTGCCCAAACGCCCAACGAGGACTTGAAAAAGGATCTGAAATCGTTTTTGGAAAACAAAAGTTTTCCGGAACTGCTCAACGAGTTCAAACAGGAAACCATTCAACTGACGGTAACCGGTCGGCAGGAACGCAGTATTGCCAGACGCCCGTATCATATGCAGGATGGGTATCGCTGCCAGGTTTTTGCCGGAACATCGTTGCCGAGCGCCGAAAAAATCGCGAACCAGTTGAAGGCGCTGAATCTGGATTCCGTTTATGTGCTGCAGGATGAATCCTTATTTAAAGTGCAGGTCGGTAATTTCCAGCAACGCACGGATGCAGAAGCGTTGCTTACCCAACTGCAAAATGCCGGATACTCGGGCGCATGGATTATCGAAGGCGATGTGCGGGTAGCCAAATCGGAAGCAGAACAGCAGGCAATCGCCGAACAGGAAAATAAGCTGGAACAACAATTCAGCAGCGAGCAAAATTATTATTACGCCATTCAGGTTATGGCAACGGTCGATTCGGAAAAAGCGAAACAATTGAGCAGAGATATGGAGCTGCGAACACAACAACCGGTTCAGGCGGCTCCGCAAGGCAGTATATGGAAAGTATTGGTCGGCAAATTCAATTCCCGCACAGATGCGGAACAGTTGCTTCGGGAATTAAAAAAGGGTGGTTTTAACGATGCATGGGTAACCCAAATAAGCTCACACTGA
- a CDS encoding SpoIID/LytB domain-containing protein — protein sequence MKRNLHKYFRYTTIRFWLSGSLALIVAVGCSSSSKLGAPSVSGISPEPLIRAGLPNPPVENSRLKFDGTYVLELEEARYQLDGDAGIFELIPRENQIVLKGERRYFSLETPKSLTFKATSPGAKFVWNGIVFTGDLTLVSNNGKLQAVNRVPMETYLAGVVPSEIPSYQTEYKSAVYAQAVAARSYALFRLDNPVSPLFDVWADERDQVYSGVSKASPMATEAVNNTRGMALTESGRSAQTLYHSSSGGILERIPTAADSLNPVGTPAVAYDITDGQQNDKVSPYYRWVESRTAEEILQNLQREKIIEPVQFATWLDNGFDLRIDIAERSESGRVGQLVIAIDKQTLPVSGLAIRRVLGDAAGKPLPSNLFFLKTSSSNPDKFFIIGAGAGHGRGMSQWGAIGMSLRGRTYESILSFYYPNLVIKKFY from the coding sequence ATGAAGCGAAACTTGCACAAGTATTTCCGTTATACCACCATTCGATTTTGGCTGTCCGGCAGTTTAGCCTTGATTGTTGCAGTGGGTTGTTCATCATCATCAAAGCTGGGCGCTCCCTCCGTTTCCGGTATATCGCCGGAACCGCTTATCCGGGCAGGTTTACCCAACCCGCCTGTGGAAAACTCCCGGTTGAAATTTGATGGCACCTATGTTCTCGAATTGGAAGAAGCCCGCTATCAACTTGATGGCGATGCGGGGATTTTCGAGCTGATTCCCAGAGAAAACCAGATCGTTTTGAAAGGTGAACGCCGCTATTTTAGTCTGGAAACGCCAAAATCCCTCACCTTTAAAGCGACTTCGCCAGGTGCCAAATTTGTCTGGAATGGCATCGTTTTTACGGGCGATTTGACACTCGTTTCCAACAATGGCAAACTTCAGGCAGTGAACCGGGTGCCAATGGAAACGTATTTGGCAGGTGTGGTACCCAGCGAAATTCCCAGCTATCAAACCGAATATAAATCTGCGGTTTATGCCCAGGCTGTTGCGGCACGCAGCTATGCGCTTTTCCGGTTGGACAACCCGGTTTCCCCGTTATTTGATGTTTGGGCGGATGAGCGCGATCAGGTGTACAGCGGTGTTTCAAAAGCATCGCCCATGGCAACCGAAGCTGTAAATAACACACGGGGCATGGCGCTCACCGAAAGCGGACGTTCGGCGCAAACGCTCTATCACAGCAGCTCCGGCGGAATTTTGGAACGAATCCCCACTGCGGCAGATTCGCTGAACCCCGTTGGCACACCGGCTGTGGCGTATGACATTACAGACGGGCAGCAAAACGATAAGGTATCGCCGTACTACCGTTGGGTGGAAAGCCGCACAGCAGAAGAAATTTTGCAAAATCTTCAGCGCGAAAAAATTATTGAACCTGTTCAATTTGCCACATGGCTGGATAATGGCTTCGATTTGCGGATCGATATTGCGGAACGCAGCGAAAGCGGCAGGGTTGGCCAACTGGTTATTGCGATTGATAAACAGACGCTTCCGGTCAGCGGATTGGCAATTCGCCGGGTTTTGGGCGATGCCGCCGGTAAACCGTTGCCGAGCAACCTCTTTTTCCTGAAAACATCTTCATCTAATCCGGATAAATTTTTTATCATTGGCGCCGGTGCGGGTCACGGGAGGGGAATGTCCCAATGGGGCGCTATCGGCATGTCTTTACGCGGGCGCACTTATGAGAGTATTTTATCGTTTTATTACCCGAATCTTGTCATCAAAAAATTTTATTAG
- a CDS encoding branched-chain amino acid aminotransferase yields the protein MAAPRKFENLKFALYPNPEETWMFESYYRNGEWDAGKVSHYHPLQLAPAANILNYGQGIFEGMKAYRTADNAIVMFRPEENAKRFANSCEAMAMARVPEEKFLQAVKDTVVANAEFVPETTDGSRSLYLRPVCIGIEPQLGVKAAKEYLFYIYVSPVGPYYEGVGVIDLLVTDTHRAAPHGTGHAKAVCNYAGSMRPAREAVAQGFNGVLFLDARHDQYVEEAGAANLFALMEDNVLVTPKLGSILPGITRESIIRLAKEQYGMRVEERNLPIDELCNDALECFVCGTGAIITSVRKVSWESNIFNINRNDYQLAHRVYDDLIGIQLQQKPDPYHWVQTIVPAQK from the coding sequence ATGGCTGCGCCGCGTAAATTTGAGAATTTGAAATTTGCACTCTACCCGAATCCGGAAGAAACCTGGATGTTCGAAAGCTACTATCGCAATGGCGAATGGGATGCCGGAAAAGTGTCCCATTATCACCCGCTTCAACTGGCGCCGGCGGCGAACATTCTCAATTACGGCCAGGGTATTTTTGAAGGGATGAAAGCCTATCGCACCGCAGATAATGCAATCGTGATGTTTCGCCCGGAGGAGAACGCCAAACGTTTCGCCAATAGCTGCGAGGCAATGGCAATGGCGCGCGTTCCCGAAGAAAAATTCCTGCAGGCAGTGAAAGATACCGTCGTCGCCAATGCCGAATTTGTGCCGGAAACCACAGACGGCAGCCGGAGTTTGTATTTGCGTCCGGTGTGCATCGGTATTGAGCCGCAACTGGGCGTAAAAGCCGCAAAGGAATATTTATTCTACATTTACGTGAGCCCGGTTGGGCCATATTACGAAGGTGTCGGCGTTATCGATTTGCTGGTGACAGACACACATCGCGCAGCGCCGCATGGCACCGGACACGCCAAAGCCGTTTGCAACTACGCCGGCAGCATGCGCCCGGCCCGCGAGGCTGTTGCGCAAGGTTTTAACGGCGTGCTGTTTTTGGACGCCCGGCACGACCAATACGTTGAAGAAGCCGGCGCAGCCAACCTTTTCGCGCTGATGGAAGACAATGTTCTGGTAACCCCGAAACTCGGTTCCATTTTGCCGGGCATCACCCGGGAATCGATTATCCGGCTGGCAAAAGAGCAGTACGGCATGCGGGTTGAGGAACGCAATCTGCCCATCGATGAATTGTGCAACGATGCGCTGGAATGCTTTGTTTGCGGCACCGGCGCGATTATCACATCGGTTCGCAAAGTATCGTGGGAAAGCAACATTTTCAACATTAACCGCAACGATTACCAACTGGCGCACCGGGTTTATGATGACCTGATCGGCATCCAGCTTCAGCAAAAGCCGGATCCGTATCATTGGGTGCAAACCATCGTTCCGGCACAAAAGTGA
- a CDS encoding sulfurtransferase, translating to MFTTIISINDLRTNLIDPDWLVIDCRFSLNDTERGKRDYRLSHIPGAIYAHLDADLSAPIIPGKTGRHPLPSPEKFAEKLSEWGVDKTVQVVAYDDAGGGVASRLWWMLRWLGHDAVAVLDGGWNAWIAANFPVSGETTVRSKRNFVPNIRENWVVDADWITAASNDSHHCVMDARAASRFTGEQETIDPVAGHIPGALNVPFAENLDENGFFLSPEMLRQKYESILGERSAEKTATYCGSGVTACHNLLAMKHAGFPDALLYPGSWSEWITDKSRAIATGEN from the coding sequence ATGTTCACAACTATTATATCAATCAACGACTTACGCACAAATTTAATTGACCCGGACTGGTTGGTTATCGACTGCCGTTTTTCGCTGAACGATACAGAGCGCGGCAAACGCGATTACCGGCTATCGCATATTCCCGGCGCGATTTACGCACATCTGGATGCGGATTTATCCGCGCCAATTATTCCGGGTAAAACCGGACGGCACCCGTTACCGTCGCCGGAAAAGTTTGCCGAAAAATTATCCGAATGGGGAGTAGACAAAACTGTGCAGGTAGTTGCATACGACGATGCCGGTGGTGGCGTGGCATCGCGGTTGTGGTGGATGCTCCGATGGCTCGGGCACGATGCTGTTGCTGTTTTGGACGGCGGCTGGAACGCCTGGATTGCCGCAAATTTTCCGGTTTCCGGTGAAACAACCGTTCGGTCGAAGCGCAATTTTGTGCCAAATATTCGCGAAAATTGGGTGGTCGATGCGGATTGGATTACCGCCGCAAGCAACGATTCGCACCATTGTGTGATGGATGCCCGCGCTGCATCGCGGTTCACCGGCGAGCAGGAAACCATCGATCCGGTTGCCGGACACATTCCCGGCGCGTTGAATGTGCCGTTCGCAGAAAATCTCGACGAAAACGGATTTTTTCTGTCACCGGAAATGCTGCGCCAAAAATATGAATCAATATTAGGTGAGCGAAGTGCGGAAAAAACAGCCACTTACTGCGGCTCCGGCGTAACCGCATGCCACAATTTGCTGGCGATGAAACATGCCGGATTTCCGGATGCGCTGCTCTATCCGGGATCGTGGAGTGAGTGGATTACCGACAAAAGCCGCGCCATCGCAACAGGCGAAAATTAG
- the lepA gene encoding elongation factor 4: MEFIRNFCIIAHIDHGKSTLADRLLEFTGTLQQREMQAQVLDSMDLERERGITIKSHAIRMNYKAADGNTYAFNLVDTPGHVDFSYEVSRSLASAEGALLLVDAAQGVEAQTISTLYQAIDNDLVIIPIINKIDLPSAEIDRVKQQIIDLIGCDEEEILMASAKNGIGIPEIVQAIIDRIPAPKGEPGAPLQALSFDSQFDSYRGVVSLIRVFNGEIKEKDKITFMITKREFEVEEVGHLLLKRVRTGSLKTGEVGYLICGAKNVRDIKVGDTVTHTQRKADAPLPGYRQVKPMVYAGIYPVESSEFEDLRQSLEKLTLNDSSLIWEPETSKALGFGFRCGFLGLLHMEIVQERLEREFDQTIIVTTPNVVYHATTSDGVLHKVENPTNLPDPGRLEKLEEPFIDAHIITPPEFIGNIMKLCADKRGELKNQQYLDPTRADLHYHIPLAEVVFDFFDRLKSVTRGYASLDYELLGYRPSKLVKLDIFINGEVLDALSIIVHRDKAFEQGKAVCQKLRKLIPRQMFEVAIQAGIGTKIIARETVKALRKNVLAKCYGGDITRKRKLLEKQKEGKKRMKQVGRVEIPQEAFLSVLSTDES; encoded by the coding sequence ATGGAATTTATCCGCAACTTTTGCATTATTGCACACATTGACCACGGCAAATCTACTTTGGCGGATCGTTTGCTGGAATTTACGGGCACGCTGCAGCAGCGGGAAATGCAGGCGCAAGTGCTGGACAGCATGGATCTGGAACGCGAACGTGGCATCACCATAAAATCGCACGCCATCCGCATGAATTATAAAGCGGCAGATGGCAACACTTACGCGTTTAATCTGGTTGATACGCCCGGACACGTCGATTTTAGCTACGAAGTTTCCCGAAGCCTGGCCTCCGCCGAAGGTGCGCTGCTGCTGGTCGATGCGGCGCAAGGCGTGGAAGCGCAAACGATCAGCACGCTGTATCAGGCGATTGATAACGATTTGGTGATCATCCCGATCATCAACAAAATCGATTTGCCCAGCGCGGAAATCGATCGCGTGAAACAGCAAATCATCGATTTGATCGGCTGCGATGAGGAAGAAATTTTGATGGCCAGCGCCAAAAACGGCATCGGGATTCCGGAGATTGTGCAGGCGATTATCGACCGCATTCCGGCGCCAAAGGGCGAACCGGGCGCACCGCTGCAGGCGCTCAGTTTCGATTCGCAATTCGATAGCTATCGCGGCGTCGTTTCGCTGATTCGCGTGTTCAACGGCGAAATCAAAGAAAAAGACAAAATTACATTTATGATTACCAAACGGGAATTTGAGGTGGAAGAAGTCGGGCACCTGCTGTTAAAACGGGTGCGCACCGGCAGCCTCAAAACCGGCGAGGTCGGTTACCTCATTTGCGGCGCAAAAAACGTTCGCGACATAAAAGTGGGCGATACTGTAACGCACACCCAACGCAAAGCGGATGCGCCGTTGCCCGGCTACCGCCAGGTAAAACCGATGGTGTACGCCGGCATTTATCCCGTGGAAAGCTCAGAATTTGAAGACTTACGCCAGTCGCTGGAAAAGCTGACCCTCAACGATTCTTCATTAATCTGGGAGCCGGAAACCTCCAAAGCGCTCGGTTTTGGCTTTCGCTGCGGATTTTTGGGATTGCTGCACATGGAAATTGTGCAGGAACGGCTGGAGCGAGAATTTGACCAAACCATTATCGTCACCACGCCGAATGTGGTGTATCATGCCACAACTTCGGACGGTGTGTTGCACAAAGTGGAAAATCCCACCAACCTGCCCGATCCCGGACGATTGGAAAAACTGGAAGAACCGTTTATCGATGCGCACATCATTACGCCGCCGGAATTTATCGGTAACATTATGAAATTGTGTGCGGACAAACGCGGCGAGCTGAAAAACCAGCAATATCTCGATCCTACTCGTGCGGATTTGCACTACCACATTCCGCTGGCGGAAGTGGTGTTCGATTTCTTCGACCGGTTGAAATCCGTAACGCGCGGTTACGCATCGCTGGATTATGAGTTGCTCGGCTACCGTCCGTCCAAACTGGTGAAGCTGGATATTTTTATCAACGGCGAAGTGCTGGACGCGCTTTCCATTATTGTTCACCGCGATAAAGCGTTTGAACAGGGCAAAGCCGTTTGCCAGAAATTGCGCAAACTCATTCCCCGGCAAATGTTCGAAGTGGCCATTCAGGCGGGTATCGGTACCAAAATTATCGCCCGCGAAACCGTAAAAGCGTTGCGCAAAAACGTGTTGGCAAAATGCTACGGCGGCGACATCACCCGGAAGCGTAAGTTGCTGGAAAAGCAGAAGGAAGGTAAAAAACGCATGAAGCAGGTCGGACGGGTAGAAATTCCGCAGGAAGCGTTCCTTTCCGTATTGTCCACCGACGAAAGTTGA
- the lepB gene encoding signal peptidase I: protein MKSTNGNSKEKRGAGTGEKKSETVKALLIALFAALVLRQFVIASYNVPTGSMKDTILIGDFMFVNKFIYGARSPIWFGIPFTDIGFETPHFRLPAIAEPERTDIIVFDYPKNIKQDYIKRCVAVGGQSVEVKDGILYLDDKPEGEFTPMGRKFDPDPNERLTVIYTHVDPYDDGNPYTIRHFMMNGPRRDRMARLTVPENHFFMMGDNRDNSLDSRSWGFVDRSQVVGKPLMIWLSWDGLVPGYRFYEKIRWERLGMVLR from the coding sequence TTGAAATCAACCAATGGCAATTCAAAAGAGAAACGCGGCGCCGGCACCGGCGAAAAAAAATCTGAAACTGTAAAAGCGTTATTAATCGCCCTGTTTGCGGCGCTGGTATTGCGCCAATTTGTTATCGCATCGTATAATGTTCCCACCGGTTCCATGAAAGATACCATCCTCATCGGCGATTTTATGTTCGTCAACAAATTTATTTACGGCGCACGCTCACCGATCTGGTTTGGCATTCCGTTCACCGATATCGGTTTTGAAACCCCGCATTTCCGGCTGCCGGCCATCGCCGAACCGGAGCGCACAGACATCATCGTTTTCGATTACCCCAAAAATATCAAACAGGATTACATCAAAAGATGTGTGGCTGTCGGCGGTCAGTCGGTCGAGGTAAAAGACGGTATTTTGTATCTTGACGACAAACCGGAAGGCGAATTTACGCCGATGGGTCGCAAGTTCGATCCCGATCCCAACGAGCGGCTCACCGTCATTTACACCCATGTCGATCCGTATGACGATGGTAATCCATACACCATTCGCCATTTTATGATGAACGGCCCGCGCCGCGACCGGATGGCGCGATTGACCGTTCCGGAAAACCACTTTTTTATGATGGGTGATAATCGCGATAACAGTCTGGACAGCCGCAGTTGGGGATTTGTTGATCGCAGCCAGGTGGTGGGTAAACCGCTGATGATCTGGCTATCGTGGGACGGATTGGTGCCAGGCTACCGCTTTTACGAAAAAATTCGTTGGGAGCGGCTTGGCATGGTGCTGCGCTGA